The following proteins come from a genomic window of Gemmatimonadota bacterium:
- a CDS encoding PcfJ domain-containing protein, which produces MPETHLEADPRLSAPMRRHLRSLHLATVEAYRTWCRENGFNVRLNKTLPQRRRELASSQKTTKQHRIDAELEAHISALGLGTVAEYQAWCQAHSAGDGLQKSKAQRRHEIRIEQQSRSREKADRSSASQHRRRRKDLLKRIAGGEVDDRELTSPVLLRVRYLFQNGLLDPKARSAFLALLLHVERQGRLFHLKPVVPQYGPQPANNFVDGLASLAAWHGRWIRKVEAWKPDSHNGRRQFGALARHLLAEYDVPACMDTAFFAGMESEARTRQDWFVHVGTGQNIRKAAIPLRFTKRMAHEFILSAPSGYTVDMALRWAQVIGMGGDDLLAEAVCDSMLGERFEDGPFWETVLHFFVNHPMLDVAHVGPIVDYVHHRRTVVQEQRDPDGTVRAIDPPEPDFTMKGRTPESMLRRVDAWHRGLNRSQPRKPRQWASCGVDGYTWVDEDERAGEIRTWRIEEIRNSRDLAYEGKHMKHCVASYLTSCANGTRSIWSMKVDYLGSGATRNVLTIELLNNRKYIRQVRGRSNSRPTDAHSGRAQEGWNVLTMWADQEGLTLPGARSRAMRRI; this is translated from the coding sequence ATGCCTGAGACCCATCTCGAGGCCGACCCGCGACTGAGCGCACCGATGCGCCGGCATCTCCGTTCGCTTCACCTGGCTACGGTGGAAGCCTACCGGACCTGGTGCCGGGAGAACGGTTTCAACGTCCGGCTCAACAAGACCCTTCCGCAGCGGCGGCGGGAACTGGCCTCGTCGCAAAAGACCACGAAACAGCACCGGATCGACGCGGAACTCGAAGCGCATATCTCCGCCCTGGGCCTGGGCACGGTCGCGGAGTACCAGGCGTGGTGCCAGGCGCACAGCGCCGGAGACGGCCTTCAGAAGAGCAAGGCGCAACGCCGGCATGAGATCCGGATCGAGCAGCAGTCACGCAGCCGGGAGAAAGCCGACCGGTCCTCCGCCAGCCAGCACCGGCGGCGCCGGAAAGACCTGCTGAAGCGGATCGCCGGCGGCGAGGTCGACGACCGGGAACTCACCAGTCCCGTGCTGCTCCGGGTGCGCTACCTCTTTCAGAATGGGCTGCTCGATCCGAAGGCCCGGTCCGCCTTCCTGGCGCTTCTCCTGCACGTCGAAAGACAGGGCAGGCTGTTTCATCTCAAGCCGGTCGTACCCCAATACGGACCGCAGCCGGCCAACAATTTCGTGGACGGGCTGGCGTCGCTGGCCGCCTGGCACGGCCGCTGGATCCGGAAAGTGGAGGCGTGGAAACCGGACAGCCACAACGGCCGGCGGCAGTTCGGCGCGCTGGCGCGCCATCTCCTGGCCGAATACGACGTGCCCGCATGCATGGACACGGCTTTTTTTGCGGGTATGGAATCCGAGGCGAGGACGCGGCAGGACTGGTTCGTTCATGTCGGTACCGGCCAGAACATCCGCAAGGCCGCCATACCACTGCGATTCACCAAGCGCATGGCCCACGAATTCATACTGTCCGCACCGTCCGGATACACGGTGGACATGGCCCTTCGCTGGGCCCAGGTGATCGGGATGGGCGGCGACGACCTGCTGGCGGAGGCGGTGTGCGATTCGATGCTCGGGGAAAGGTTCGAGGACGGGCCGTTCTGGGAGACCGTGCTGCACTTCTTCGTGAACCATCCCATGCTCGACGTGGCGCACGTGGGTCCGATCGTAGACTACGTCCATCACCGGAGGACCGTCGTCCAGGAGCAACGGGATCCGGACGGTACCGTTCGCGCCATCGATCCTCCCGAACCGGATTTCACCATGAAGGGCCGCACGCCCGAATCCATGCTGCGGCGGGTGGACGCCTGGCATCGCGGGTTGAATCGATCTCAGCCCAGGAAACCCCGCCAGTGGGCATCCTGCGGGGTAGATGGATACACGTGGGTGGACGAAGACGAAAGGGCGGGGGAGATCCGGACCTGGCGCATCGAGGAGATCCGCAACAGCCGGGACCTGGCCTACGAGGGCAAGCATATGAAGCACTGCGTGGCCTCGTACCTGACCTCCTGCGCGAATGGGACCCGGTCCATCTGGTCCATGAAGGTCGATTACCTGGGGTCCGGAGCGACCAGAAACGTGCTGACCATCGAACTGCTCAACAACAGGAAGTATATCCGGCAGGTGCGCGGCCGCAGCAACAGCCGGCCCACGGACGCCCACAGCGGCCGCGCGCAGGAAGGCTGGAACGTGCTGACCATGTGGGCGGACCAGGAGGGCCTGACGCTTCCGGGCGCCAGGTCGCGGGCCATGCGCAGGATTTAG
- a CDS encoding C45 family autoproteolytic acyltransferase/hydrolase has protein sequence MPDHTFPLIEVEGSSYEMGYQHGAQASGLVRNYLRWIDRLTGMSRDTLCRNAMGFWPLMERMSPAFSEEVRGLAAGAGISLEEAVLCQARAEAAQQSVGACTAFALTRSATADGNTLAGQNQDLEPEYADVALLLRVKPGDGRPRALMFTFAGQLGYSGMNEHGVAHFANALYGCTWRMGLPHYPIKRLVLEQRTVEDCVELLSRHRTCSAANLVLCDGQGRIDTVEIRPEGIARYRDAHPDACLHTNHYLTPAFAGHERGYLPDSCPRLDRIRQLVEACWGTITVDTIKEILADHENDPGGICRHGAVGMHSISGYIAEPEKRMLHVRRGHGCLGTWQTYEV, from the coding sequence ATGCCTGATCACACATTCCCGCTGATCGAAGTTGAGGGCAGCAGCTACGAGATGGGATATCAACACGGCGCGCAGGCTTCCGGTCTCGTCCGGAATTACCTGCGATGGATCGACCGGTTGACCGGGATGTCCCGGGATACGCTATGCCGGAACGCCATGGGTTTCTGGCCGCTGATGGAGCGCATGAGTCCGGCCTTCTCGGAAGAGGTGCGAGGGCTGGCGGCGGGTGCGGGCATCAGCCTGGAAGAAGCGGTCCTGTGCCAGGCCCGCGCCGAGGCCGCGCAGCAGTCGGTCGGAGCCTGCACCGCCTTCGCGCTGACGCGGTCGGCCACGGCCGATGGAAACACGCTGGCGGGACAGAATCAGGATCTCGAGCCGGAATACGCCGACGTCGCGCTGCTGTTACGGGTAAAACCCGGCGACGGCCGGCCCCGGGCGTTGATGTTCACCTTTGCCGGACAGCTGGGCTATTCCGGTATGAACGAGCACGGCGTGGCCCATTTCGCCAATGCCCTCTATGGATGTACCTGGCGGATGGGACTGCCCCATTACCCGATCAAGCGCCTGGTCCTGGAGCAGCGGACGGTCGAAGACTGCGTGGAGCTTCTTTCCAGGCACCGCACCTGTTCGGCCGCCAACCTGGTGTTGTGCGACGGACAGGGACGCATCGATACCGTGGAAATACGGCCCGAGGGGATTGCCCGGTACCGGGACGCTCATCCGGACGCCTGCCTGCACACCAACCACTACCTGACCCCCGCGTTCGCCGGCCACGAACGCGGATACCTGCCAGATTCTTGTCCCCGGCTGGACCGCATCCGGCAACTTGTCGAGGCGTGCTGGGGGACGATCACCGTTGACACGATCAAAGAAATACTGGCCGATCACGAAAACGATCCCGGCGGGATCTGCCGGCACGGCGCAGTCGGGATGCACTCGATTTCAGGATACATCGCCGAACCCGAAAAACGAATGCTACACGTCCGGCGCGGCCACGGTTGTCTGGGTACGTGGCAGACATACGAAGTGTGA
- a CDS encoding 2-phosphosulfolactate phosphatase encodes MYFDQGSFDIRCEWGMEGLQELLPVTRAVVIVDVLSFSTSVDIAAGNGALVYPYRSRDQSAAAYARSRNALMANATREYEGGGYSLSPSSLLDIPADTALVLPSPNGSTLSFSTGDTPTFAGCIRNATAIAGVLRQYETGISIIPAGERWKQQQTLRPAIEDLIGAGAVIHALEGTRSPEAETAARVFEAFRDDLESVLRGSGSGKELIGRGFAEDVRLAAALDASRCVPVLKDGAYRSYHAPGSADA; translated from the coding sequence ATGTATTTTGACCAGGGATCTTTCGATATCCGATGCGAGTGGGGCATGGAGGGGCTCCAGGAACTGCTGCCCGTCACCCGGGCCGTAGTCATCGTCGATGTCCTGTCTTTTTCTACCAGTGTGGACATTGCCGCGGGAAACGGCGCGCTGGTCTACCCTTACCGCAGCAGGGACCAATCGGCAGCGGCCTACGCCAGGTCCCGGAATGCCCTGATGGCCAATGCCACGCGGGAATACGAAGGGGGCGGTTATTCACTGTCCCCCTCCTCCCTGCTGGACATCCCAGCCGATACAGCCCTGGTCCTTCCCTCTCCCAATGGGTCTACGCTATCCTTCTCGACCGGTGATACCCCCACTTTCGCCGGTTGTATCCGGAATGCAACGGCCATTGCCGGCGTGCTGCGGCAGTACGAGACCGGCATCAGCATCATCCCCGCGGGTGAGCGCTGGAAGCAACAGCAAACCCTCAGGCCCGCGATCGAGGACCTGATCGGCGCGGGGGCCGTCATTCATGCGCTGGAAGGCACCCGGTCACCGGAAGCCGAAACCGCCGCCCGGGTTTTCGAGGCGTTCAGGGACGACCTGGAATCGGTCCTCAGGGGGTCGGGGTCCGGCAAGGAGTTGATCGGCAGGGGTTTCGCGGAGGATGTGCGGCTTGCCGCGGCGCTGGACGCGAGCCGTTGCGTACCGGTGTTGAAGGACGGAGCGTACCGTTCATATCACGCACCCGGCAGCGCCGATGCGTGA
- a CDS encoding phytanoyl-CoA dioxygenase family protein yields the protein MMSLAEQKAFFEEEGYLVVEDVLSGDELAGCREEIERLHRLSAELESAGDPASSQFQREPYAKGANRPDGLPVLRKIENTREISPFFRALSVHPGLLRVLGELLGPDLLLFRSTLMLKPAFHGSAHAPHQDSAYWPIEPPALVTVSIALNDATTENGCFKVIPRSHTWGLKDWGLIAQAQDAEPAHERDLQNAPQIEVPLKAGSALFFHSLMVHGSGPNRSPHPRNTALYAYFPPHVRYVPGKGGPGEKTYPVACGLDGRKTFTLETAGQKA from the coding sequence ATGATGAGCCTGGCTGAACAGAAGGCCTTTTTCGAGGAAGAGGGATACCTGGTCGTCGAAGACGTGCTGTCGGGAGACGAACTGGCCGGATGTCGCGAGGAAATCGAACGCCTGCACCGGCTGTCTGCGGAACTCGAATCCGCCGGCGATCCGGCCTCCTCGCAATTCCAGCGCGAGCCCTACGCGAAGGGCGCGAACCGGCCGGACGGCCTGCCCGTGCTGAGGAAAATCGAAAACACGCGGGAAATCTCGCCGTTCTTTCGCGCCCTCTCCGTCCATCCCGGGCTGCTCCGGGTGCTGGGTGAATTGCTCGGTCCCGACCTGCTGCTGTTCCGCAGCACCCTGATGCTCAAACCGGCTTTTCACGGTTCCGCCCACGCGCCGCACCAGGACTCGGCCTACTGGCCCATCGAACCGCCCGCGCTCGTGACCGTCAGCATCGCCCTGAACGACGCCACGACCGAGAACGGCTGTTTCAAAGTCATCCCGCGCAGCCACACCTGGGGTCTGAAAGACTGGGGTCTTATCGCGCAGGCACAGGATGCGGAACCCGCGCACGAGCGCGACCTGCAAAATGCCCCGCAGATCGAGGTGCCGCTGAAGGCCGGCAGCGCACTCTTTTTCCACAGCCTGATGGTACACGGATCCGGCCCCAACCGGTCCCCCCACCCACGCAATACCGCCCTTTACGCTTACTTCCCGCCCCATGTCCGCTACGTTCCCGGCAAAGGCGGCCCCGGGGAGAAAACCTATCCTGTGGCGTGCGGACTGGATGGCAGGAAGACCTTCACGCTGGAGACCGCGGGTCAGAAAGCTTAG